DNA from Arthrobacter sp. FW305-BF8:
GAAAGGGGGCTGCTGTCCGGCGGCATTGCCGGCATCAATACCGACGGTTTCCACGCCAACGCCGGACAACACGGACTCCTGGGCGATCCACCGGGCACACTCGACCGTGAATCCGGGGGAGTGGGGGTTGCCGTATTCGTCTTTGTTCAGGAAGGCCTCCCGGGTTTGGGACCGTTGGTCCCATCCTGTGCGGACGAGAAGCCAGCCGCCGTCGGGCAGGGGACCATACTCGGACTCCCATTCTTGAATGTGTTGGATATCGACCAGAAAATCGGGGTCAGCAGCGGCTTCTGCGGCGACGTCGAGGACGACCGCCGGACCTACGAGCCGCGCGGGCTCGATCTGGGCCACGTCCTTGCCTTCGCGTCCTGTGGCCCAGTGGGTAGGGGCGTCCAGGTGGGTTCCAATGTGTTCGCCGGTATGAATGTTGTGGTGCTTCCAGAACGGTCCGGGTTCGTTGTAGGCGGAGACTTCCTCAAGCGAGAAATCGATGAGGTTCACAAACGGCTCCGGCAACTCCAGGGTGGGGGTGGAGGCGGAGAGGGGCGTAGTTAAGTCCACTACTTGCGTTTTAGCCGTCCGAAGGTCTTCAAGAAGGGAAGCCAAGCCCGTGCCCGTGTCCGATACAGCACTACGTTCCATAACAGCTCCTTGGATGTTGATCTTGGCGAGGCGGGGTGAGTTGCCGCGCTGGGATTCGCCTCATGGCGAGTTTCTGCGACGTTAGCAGCAGCACGGGCGGTCGGGAACATCTTGTGGCCGTATTTCGTACCCCTTACCCAAACCCGCATAGGCCCTGGCAGGTTAGGCATTCGACGGTGGCGGCTGTCGGCGTCAGACTGAAGGTGAGTCATCGTGACGGCTGTCACACAAACCGGATCCAAGCTTGAATGCCGCATGCCCCTTTGCGGGGAAGTGGGCGGAGTGGTCCCAGAGTCAGCCCTAAAAAGGCCAAACCAAGTTGGCACCAAGGAGCAACAAAATGTCCCATCATCATCAGCACCAGCCATCGGCTCAGCGCCCTGGAGTCCGGCGGTACGTTGTTGCCTCTCTTGTGGGCAATGCGCTCGAGTGGTACGACTTCTTCCTCTACGCCACAGCATCGGCGGTCGTTTTTGGCCACTTGTTCTTTCCTGCAGACACCGACCCGCTGGTGGGAACTATGGCGGCGTTCGCCGGTTTCGCCGTCGGGTTCGCCGCCCGTCCCGTAGGTGGAATCATCTTCGGCCACATTGGTGACAAACTGGGGCGCAAGCATTCCTTGGTCCTGACACTGTCCATCATGGGCGTCAGTACAGCACTTATGGGCCTGCTGCCGACCTACGCGCAAGTGGGGCTGTGGGCACCGACGCTGCTTATCGTTCTTCGCATCCTGCAGGGTATCGCCGCGGGCGGTGAATGGGGTGGCGGCGTTCTGCTGATCAGCGAAAATGCGAATCATTCACGCCGGGGCATGCTCTCAGCCTTCAGCCAGGGCGGAATCTCCCTCGGATTTGTGTTGTCGTCTCTAGCCTTCTTCTTGGCCCAGCTGCTGCCAGAGCCGGAGTTCCTTGCCTGGGGATGGCGTCTGCCGTTCCTCGTGAGTGTGGTTCTGCTTGGTATTGGCGCCTACATCCGCTTCAAGCTTCCGGAATCCAAGGAATTTAACGAAGTACGTGAGAGCCGTCCCCAGCACCGGGTCCCCGCTCTGGATGCCTTGCGGGCCCATCCCCGCGAAATCCTCGTGGCCATGGGGTTGCGAGTGGCTGAAAACGGCGGCTCGTACATCTTCCTTTCCTTCTCCATCGTCTACGGGGTCCATGTGGGAGTGGAGAAGGGCGTTCTTCTGCTGGCCGTGGCAGTGTCAATGCTGGTTTCTTTTGGCACCTACGTCTTCTTCGGGTACCTCTCTGACCGGATCGGCCGGCGCCCCGTATACGCGTTTGGTGCGATCGGGATGGGCGTGATGGCCTACCCGTTCTTTGCGATGATCGACGCCAACACCCCCGCGGTGGTCATCCTCGCCTTCCTGATCGCTAACGGTGTTTGCCACGGGGCGATGATCGGAACGCAGCCGGCGTTCTTCCATGAACTGTTCTCCGCCGAAGTCCGGTACTCGGGCATGGCAATCGCGCACGAAGTAGCAGCCGTCTTCGCCGGCGGTTTCGCGCCCCTGATCGCCACGGCCTTGTTGCTGAACTCCAATTCCTCCGCGCCGGTGTCGCTGTACCTCATCGGAATGGTAGTCGTAACCCTGATTGCCGTCGCTGCCGCGGGCGGGAAAAAGCGCGCCGATCAGCACCAGGAAACGGGACAGGCAACTGTTGAAAGCGTGTCCTAACGGTCCGCCAGTTCCATCGCAACATTCACAGCCATCAGGAAGGACCGACGTGACGGCCTCCATCATCGGGACAGGACAATCCCCGTACACCCGACACCCCCATGCAGGGACGGACACATCCCACGTTATTGCCCAGGCCGTCCGGAGCGCATTGCTTGAGGCTGGCCTTAAGCCGGGCGACGTTGACGGGTTTGCTGTCTCAAGTTTCACGCTCAACCCCGACCACGCCATCGATCTCGCCTGGCGGATGGGCCTGCGCCTGACCTGGCTGATGCAGGATACAAACGGCGGAGCCAGCGCGGGCGGAATGCTCCAACACGCCGTTCGGGCCATCGAAGCCGGGGACGCCAAAGTCATCGTTCTCGCGGCAGGCGACCTGATGGACGGGGCCGCGTTCTCACGGTTGGTGGCGAGCTACAACCGCGCGACCGAGGACCATCTGGCGCCGTTGCCGATGAGGGGACCGAATGCCTTGTTCGCAATGCTCACGACCCGTCAGATGGAAGCGCTGGGGTTGAGCCGTGAAGATTACGGGCACATCGCCATTGCCCAGCGCCAGTGGGCTGCCGACAACCCCGCGGCCGTCTACCGGAAACCCCTCACCATGGACGATTACCTCAGCGCCCCGGTTGTTGCCACACCATTGGGCCGCTACGACTGCGTGCCCCCGGTAACCGGTGCCGACGCCGTGGTCCTAGTCGCCGAACCGCGCAACGGCACACCACGGGCCAAGGTCCTCACGGTGCGTGCCTCCTATAACGGCGACCAGCAGGCAGGCGACGGACTGGAAACCGGGCTACGAGCATGCGGATCGGCTGGCTGGGAAGAAGCCGGAATCGGCCCGGAGGAGGTGGACCTGGCCTGCGTCTACGACGATTACCCTTCCATGGTCGTGGCCCAGCTCGCAGACCTGGGCGTAATGCCTGCAGGGGAAGACGCCTCCAATTTCATCAAGCGCCACATCTCCACCCGCGACCTGCCAGTGAATACGTCCGGAGGCCAGCTCTCTGCCGGACAGGCAGGAGCCGCCGGCGGAATGCACGGACTTGTGGAGGCGGCCCGCCAGCTCATGGGCACAGCAGGAGCACGTCAAATTCCGGCCCGCCACGCTGTGGTCAGCGGGTATGGCATGGTCCTGTACCGCTATGGCGCCTGCGCCACCATGTCGGTGCTGGAGGCCGGAGCATGAGCGCCCTGGTGCAGGAATGCCGCAGTTGCCGGCACCTTCTTTTCCCCGCCCGGCTGTTCTGCCCACACTGCGGAGGAGACAGCTTCTCAACAGTGGCTGCAGCCCACGGAACCGTGGAGCAGAGCACGACCCTGGCCGATGGCACCGTCCTGGCAACCTTGAGCATCCACCGCGGTCCAATGGTCGTCGCACGCCTTACCGGCTCCGGTGCCCAACCGGGCCAAAGCCTGCCCCTGACCAATGACCCAAACGCCGGTTCCGGCGTCCACGCGTATCTACCTGTCCGCTCCACCGTGAATGAGGATCAGCCATGAATTCGACACTCGCTGAACGCCGCCAACGTCCACTGACCATCCCGCAGATGCTGCTTGAACGCGCTCAGAAAGCTCCATCGGCGCCCCTGTTCCGCTGCGGTGATGTCCGCCGCGACAGCCAGGCCATGGTGGACGCCGTCGCAAGGACCGGAGGAACCCTGCGCGGGGCCGGGATCGAGCGCCATCAAACTGTAGCGCTGATGTCCTCGAACCGGACGGAACTGCTGGACCTGATCCTCGGCTGTGCCTGGATCGGCGCCGTGGCTGTGCCAGTGAATACAGCAAGCCGGGGTGAACAGTTGCGGCACGTGCTGGAGAACTCCGAGGCCTCCCTGGTGGTGGCCGAAGCCGAACTGCTGGCGCACATCGCAGCAGTGGCACCGGCGAGCCTCAAAGAAGTGTGGGTCCTTGACGGACCTGCTCTCGACGTGGAGGCACCCTTCGAGGTGCTCTCGCTTCCGGAACCTGGCCCGGCCGTTGACCCGGTGGGCACGGCCCCGGGCGAGGCGGCCGCCATCCTCTACACATCTGGAACGACAGGGGTATCGAAAGGTGTGTTGTGTCCGCAGGGCCAGTTCTACTGGTGGGCCGTTAACATGTCCGACCAGCTGGGGCTTAGGGCCGATGACGTCCTGTACACCTGCCTGCCGCTGTTTCACACGAACGCCCTCAACGCTTTCATGCAGGCGGTCGAGTGCGGGGGCGAGTACGTCCTGGGCCCCAGGTTCTCCGCATCCCGTTTCTGGACGGACGCGTCGTCGGCCGGAGCCACGGTGACGTATCTCCTGGGAGCCATGGTTGGGATTCTGGCAGGAAAGGATCCCGGGCCCGGCGACCGGGACCACCGCATCCGTGTGGCCCTGTCTCCTGCAACCCCCGCCCGGCTGGTCGAGCCTTTCCGCGACCGGTTCGGAGTGCTGTTGCTTGACGGTTACGGATCGACGGAAACCAACTCGGTGATCGGATCAACCCCGGATCTATGGCGCCCCGGCTACATGGGCAAGGTTCGCCCGGGCTTCTCCATCCGCGTGGTGGACGTCGACGGTGTCCCGCTCCCCAGCGGCGTGGCCGGTGAGCTGCTGATCCGCAGCGACCAGCCCCACGCCATGGCAACCGGCTACCACGCCATGGCCGACGCAACAACGAAGGCGTGGCAGGACCTCTGGTTCCACAGCGGAGACCGGGTAGTCGTCGACGAGGACGGCTGGGTTCGGTTCGTAGACCGGATCAAGGACGTCATCCGTCGCCGCGGGGAAAACATCTCCTCGGTCGAAGTGGAGCAGGCGCTCCGGCAGCACCCTGCCATCCAGGACGCCGCTGTTTACGCCGTCGACTCCGAGTTGGGTGAGGACGAGGTGATGGCCGCACTTGTTCTTCGGGAGCCTGTTGATTTCGGCGAGCTGTGTGAATTCTGCGCTCCACGGCTGGCGTCGTTTGCCATCCCGCGCTTCGTGCGCGTCGTAGACCAACTGCCCCAGACCGAGAACGGCAAGGTTCGCAAGCAGGTGCTCAAAGCAGCGGGCCGCGGGGCTGCCCAGTGGGACCGGGAAGTCGCCCTTTTCCGCCGAACGACCGCAACCGCTGCGCGCTGACCCCGTCAGGGATAAACCTCGTCTCCTTTGGGCCACGGAGCCAGCAAACGGCACCGCGACACGGGCAGCGCGCCAGTAGGATGAAGAAATGGATCTGCGGGCGCTGCTGACCACCCACCTGAAGCTGCGTCATCTTGTGATCGTGCTTGCCATTGCAGAACACGGAAGTCTGGTCCGGGCTGCGGAAGAACTGTATCTGACGCAGCCGGCGATGAGCCGGGCTTTGCGGGAAGCCGAGCACGCTGTGGGAACTTCGCTGTTCGAACGCACCGGTCGCCGCATGGTACCCACGCTGGCCGGGCAGGCGTGCCTCGAGCACGCCAAGGCCATTGTGGGTCATCTGGGTACCCTGCGGCGCCGGGTCGACGAGCTCACAGACCCGGAAGCGGGCGTGGTCCGGGTAGGCGCGCACGTTACCGGCGCGAACCTGCTGCTGCCGCGAGCCGTGGCACGGTTCACCGCCGAGCGGCCCCGGGTGGAGGTCCTGCTGCGGGAGGCGCCGCCCGAAGCCCTGATCCAGGAACTGGGCAGCGGCGATCTGGACCTGCTGGTGGGCAGGGTTACGGATCATCCCAGTACGGCGCGGCTACGGCTGGTCCCGTTATACAGGGAGGACTTCCGCGTCGTTGCTGCACCATGGCACCCCGTGCACGGCCTTCCGGAACCCTCCCTGGAGGATCTGGTCGGGCATCCTTGGGTAGTGCCGCTGGCAAACACTCCGCTCCGCGACGAACTCGAGGAGAACTTCCGCAATGCCGGACTTACGCCTCCCGCACAACGCGTCGAATCCGCAGCTCCTGCCACCGTGCGTACGCTCGTGGCCGAGGAGGGATTCCTTGCCCTCATGCCCGAGTCGATGGCAGTCGCGGAGCCGCTCCTGCAGATGCTGGGACTGCACCTGGCCGGACTAGCCCAACAAGTGGGTCTATTGCTGCACCCAGACAGGCCATTGACGCCCAATGCCGCGATGCTTGCCGGAAAACTCCGCGAAGTGGGCGAGGAGATCGGGCGTGGACTCCTCGGTACCACCCCGCCGGTCCCTTCACAGTGACGGACCGCTCGTGGCCGGCACAGGGTGCATGTTTCAAATTATTGACGATCGTAAAAATCTAGCGATAGCATGGGCTTTAGACGAATCACCCGGCTGCGACACTGACGTCGACCGCTTCCGCTTCCGCGTGTTGCCCCCATGCTGTTCCCAAAGGAGAAGAGACAATGACCGTTTTGACCAGCAGGACCGAAGGCAGCGACGTAGCTAGACCGGACGTTTCGTCGGGCCTTGTGGCCGGCAATGTCAGCGAACTCGTTGGCTATACGCTCGCCCGGCTGGGCGTCGGCCACGTCTTCGGCGTCGTGGGCAGCGGGAATTTTGTGGTGACCAACGCGTTGCGCCGGGCGGGCGTGCCCTACACGGCGGCCCGTCATGAGGGCGGCGCTGCCACCATGGCCGATGCCTACGGGCGGATGTCCGGAAAGGTCGGCGTCGTTTCCACCCATCAAGGCTGCGGGCTGACCAACGCGGTGACCGGAATCGGCGAAGCTGCCAAGAGCCGTACGCCGATGATAGTTGTTACTGCCGATACGGCCGCTTCCGCCATTGGTTCCAACTTCAGGATCGACCAGGACGCCCTGGCCCGCAGCGTTGGAGCAGTGGCCGAGCGAATCCACTCACCCCAGACGGCTGTTGCCGACACGGTCCGGGCATACCGGACGGCAGTAAACGAGCGCCGGACGGTCGTACTGTCCCTGCCCACCGACATCCAGGCGGCGCCGGTGCCCGACGGGAGCGCTGAGCCGGGGCAACTGGCTCCGCCACAGCGGATAGCACCATCGGATTCTGCTGTGGAGCAGTTGGCCGGGCTCATCCGGAATGCCCGGCGGCCGGTTTTTGTGGCCGGGCGTGGCGGCCGAGGGGCGGGACCTGAAATTGCCGCCCTGGCCGAGGCGGCGGGGGCACTCGTGGCAACGTCCGCCGTCGCGCACGGCCTCTTCCAGGGCAACCCCTTCAATCTCGGTATTTCCGGCGGCTTTTCCTCCCCTTTTACGGCCGCTACGATTTCCGAGGCTGATCTGATCGTCGGTTGGGGATGCGCCTTGAACATGTGGACGATGCGCCACGGTTCCCTGATCGGTGCGTCCGCGAAGGTGGCGCAGGTGGATCTTGAGGACCGCGCCCTCGGCGCTAACCGTCCCATCGACCTCGGAGTGCTTGGCGACAGCGCAGAGACTGCAGCTGCTGTGCTTGCCAGGCTTCAGTCAGTCGAGCACCGAGCAGTGGGCCTGCGGACGCCCGATATGGCAGGACAGATTGAACGGCATGCTCGCTGGACCACGGAACAGACAGAAGATCTGTCTACTCCCGAGGCCATTGACCCCCGTGTGCTGAGCCGGGAGATGGACCGCATCCTGCCCGTCGAGAGGATCGTTTCCATCGACTCCGGCAACTTCATGGGCTATCCCAGCGCGTACCTGTCCGTTCCGGATGAATTCGGATTCTGCTTCACGCAGGCTTTCCAGTCGATTGGCCTCGGTTTGTACACGTCCATCGGCGCGGCCAAGGCCCGGCCCGACCGGCTGCCCGTCCTGGGGGCGGGCGACGGCGGCTTCCTCATGGCCATTTCCGAACTGGAAACGCTGGTCCGTGAACGCATCCCCCTCGTGGCGATTGTCTACAACGATTCCGCGTACGGTGCCGAGGTCCACCACTTCGAAGCTGATGATGCAGATATGGAAGTTGTGCGGTTTCCGACGGCGGACATCGCCGCGATCGCACGCGGCTACGGGGCGGCCGGAGTCACCGTCCGCAGTGTTGCCGATCTGGCAGCCGTCGAAGAATGGCTGGCAGGGCCTCGCGATGTGCCGCTCGTCATCGATGCCCGCATTGCTTCCGACGGCGGGGCCTGGTGGCTGGCCGAAGCGTTCAAGGGCCACTGAGCCGGATCACAGCGTCCTTAAAATATGCTTGGGATGACTGCGACCCCGACAGAATCGAAAGCCAATCGAATGAGTGACGTCCCCGCTCCTTTGCTGCCCCAACAGCAGCTCATCCTGACCATTTACGGTCTCTACGGGCGTAGCGGTGGCGGACAGCTTCCCATTTCTGTGCTGATCCAGATGCTCGGCGACCTGGGCCATGATGCCCCCGGCGTCCGCTCGGCCGTCTCGCGCCTGAAGGCCAAGGGAGTGCTGGCGAGCGTCAAGAACGGGGGAGTGGCCCGCTACGAACTCTCCGAGCGTTCACTGAGGCTGATCAATGAGGGCGATGAGCGCATCTTCGCCCCCTACCGTGCAACCACCGGCGCCCCGTGGGTGCTTGCCATCTTTTCCGTGCCTGAGTCGATGCGGGACCGCCGGCACCAGTTGCGCGCTGAGCTGACCAGGTTGGGTTTTGGCTCCATGGGGGCCGGGGTTTGGATCGCTCCCGCGGGAGTGCGTGAAGGCGCGAGGCAGCGGCTCCAAGCCAGGGGGCTGGACCAGTACGTTGAGTTTTTCACCGGCGACTACTCGTCGGATTCAGATATGCGGTCCAAGATTGCCCAATGGTGGGATCTGGAGGCCCTGGAGTCGCAGATTTCGGAGTTTATGGACATCTACGGCGGATCGCTGGAGAACTGGACCGCGCTGGTGGGGGATGATCCTGAAAGGGCGTTGACCGCGTCTTCCGCTGACCTGCGCCGGGATGCCTTCCGCTACTACGTACCGATGCTGACCCTGTGGCGGCGCCTGCCCTACCGCGATCCCGGCCTGCCCCTTGAGTACCTGCCGCAGGGCTGGCAGGGGCCGGAGGCCCGCCGGATCTTCTTCAGCGTCCACCGCCTGATCGCGCCAATGGCGGAGCGGTACGCCATGGCCCTGGTGGAGGAAGCGGAAGCCGCCTAGGACAAAGAGGGATCCGGCTGGCCAACAGGCCAGCCGGATCCCCTTTTATTTCCCCGGGTCAGCGTTCGCTGATCACAGCGATGCCCTGAATTTCAATCAGCGCCTCTTTCTGCCACAGGCGGGTGACGCCGATGCCCGCCATCGCCGGGTACTGCGACCCCGCCATCTCACGCCAGATACGGCCAATTTCGCGGCCGTTGGCCATGTAGTCCTCCACGTCGGTGAGATAAATGGTCACGTTGACCAGGTCCTCGGGCTGGCCCCCGGCCTCCCGCAGCGTGGTGAGGACGTTGGAAAACGCCTGCGTGAACTGCTCGACAATACCGCCGGGCACGATGTTCATGTTCTTGTCCAGGGCTGTCTGGCCGCCCAGGAAAACCATATTTCCGGCGAGCATCCCGTGCGCGAACCCGGACGGTTTGGGAAGCGACTCCGGGTTGATTGTCTTGTGGCCCATGCTGTTCCTCCTGGTTGGGGTGGCTCCTGAAAAAGTTCCGGAAAGGCTCTGTGCAGATCAATTCCGCCGTGCTACGTTGAGCATATGTGACGATCGTAAAAAAGTCGACACATCATTCTCGAAGGGACTTAGACCATGAAACTCGCCACCTTGCGCACGGCAGGACAGGGAACGACGGCGGCACTCGCCACGGGTGCCGACGCTTACGTTGCCCTGCCTGCCTCTGACGTCGGGGAGCTGCTGGCCCGCCCGGATTGGCGGGACGTGGTTCGGGTAGCCGCCACTGCTCCCGGGCGGGTCATGATTGAGGCCCGGGCCGTTGACTTCGCTCCTCTTCTTCCCCACGCCGGCAAGGTCATTTGCTGCGGACTCAACTACGCGGACCACATCCAGGAGATGGGCCGGGAACTTCCCGAATATCCCACTCTCTTCGCCAAGTACGCAGACACTTTGGTGGGCGCGACTGACACCATCGAGGTCCGCGGAAGCGACCGTGTCGACTGGGAAGCCGAGCTGGCCGTCGTCGTCGGCTCTGAACTTTCCCGCGCAGACGAGAAGCAGGCAGCAGCGGCGATAGCCGGTTACACCGTGGCAAATGACGTGTCGATGCGTGACTGGCAGAACCGGACACTGCAGTGGTTCCAGGGCAAGGCGTTCGACGGCACCACCCCTGTTGGTCCGGTCATGGTGACCCCTGACGAGGTCGGCGGGCCGTTTGACGTCGTCGGTTACGTCAATGGTGACGTCGTCCAGAAGGGCAACACGGGCACCCTGGTGTTCGGCCCGGCAAAACTTCTTTCCTACATTTCCCAGTTCACCACGCTGCGCCCCGGCGACCTCGTTCTGACCGGAACCCCCGGGGGCGTGGGCATGGGCATGACACCGCCCCGTTTCCTGAATGACGGCGATGTACTCACCACCGAAATCACCGGGATCGGACGCCTTGAAAACATCGTCCGCATCCGTCCAGCATCAATCAAGGAGTGACTCCCATGAACCAGACAGCTACCGATTACCGCCTCGAGGGCGACAACTCCATCTACGCACAGGCAGACGGCAAAGTAGTCCCCGTGGTGACGCGCGCGGGACAGGAAGACACCAACACCGCCCAGTCCGGGGACTGCATCCGCGTCTCGGGCGTCAGCATCCAGCACACTCCGGCCACGAAGATCTGGTTCGGGCAGGTATCCAATACTCCGGGCTACCGCTCGTTGCCGCACCACCACGGCGAGGCCGAGACCGGCGGCTATGTGCTGCGCGGCCACGGGCGCATCTACTTCGGTGAGAACTACCAGGAATTCCTTGACATGAAGGCCGGCGACTGGGTGTTCGTCCCCCCGTTCATGCCCCACGTGGAGGCGAACATGTCCGTGACGGAAGAGCTGGTGTGGCTCACCGCCCGCACCCCGGAGAACCTCGTGGTCAACCTTGAGGACGTCCCCGACGAGACGCTCGCCGACTACCGCAGGGCATAGCCGCAATGATCACTGGAACCCTGACCTCGGAGACTTTCCTGAAGGCCGTGGAGCTCACGCGCGTGCCGGAGGAAGTCTACGACGAGGCCTATGAGGCAACCACCCAGTACGTGCCGTGGCCCAAGGCTTACGGCGGCGACATGGTGGCGCAGGCCGCCGCGGCGATGATGCGCTCGGTCGATGACGACAGGGCGCTGCACTCCATGCACAGCTACTTCATGCGGCCGGTCGACGTCGGATCAAGCGTCCGCTACGAAGTGGAGCGGTTGCGCGACGGACGCGGATACTCCACCCGGACGGTGCGGGGCTTCCAGAACGGCAAGCCTGTCTATGCCGCGATGGGCTCTTTCCAGGTTCCCGAAGACGGGCCGGACTTCCAACCTGAGGCTCCCGCCGCCGTCGACCCTGAAACACTGCGCAGCGCGGCTGAGGCACTGGACGAAGCGGCTGGCCCGGCCGCAGAATACTGGTCCACGGGCCGCAGTTTCGACATGCGCCACGTTCCGGGCCCCGTCTACATCAACCTGGAGGGCGGGCCGGTC
Protein-coding regions in this window:
- a CDS encoding acyl-CoA thioesterase, whose product is MITGTLTSETFLKAVELTRVPEEVYDEAYEATTQYVPWPKAYGGDMVAQAAAAMMRSVDDDRALHSMHSYFMRPVDVGSSVRYEVERLRDGRGYSTRTVRGFQNGKPVYAAMGSFQVPEDGPDFQPEAPAAVDPETLRSAAEALDEAAGPAAEYWSTGRSFDMRHVPGPVYINLEGGPVPQQAIWVKAFDALPDGADLHRAALAYVCDYTILEPLLRVNGLHWSSPGLATASLDHAMWFHREGRADEWVLYAQEAVSGQSNRGLATGRFFDRQGRLLATVAQEGMIRPGA